One genomic window of Candidatus Kuenenia stuttgartiensis includes the following:
- a CDS encoding Hsp20/alpha crystallin family protein → MISNDNDTYYKADAKQNKIEQILSEFFSFAGKEYSFDSMSPWKPQADIYETPEDIIVKMAIPGTKPHNVQVSFSKDTLTITGHRTDDSPHEKICFYQVEIRYGYFERAFYMPKPVDTNNIKASYKEGFLQIILPKIQQKEPEAFAIKINL, encoded by the coding sequence ATGATTTCAAATGATAACGACACTTATTACAAAGCCGATGCAAAACAAAATAAGATAGAACAAATCTTAAGCGAATTTTTTTCTTTTGCCGGGAAAGAATATTCTTTCGATTCAATGTCTCCCTGGAAACCCCAGGCAGATATTTACGAAACACCTGAAGACATTATTGTAAAAATGGCCATTCCTGGCACTAAACCGCACAATGTGCAGGTTTCTTTTTCAAAAGACACCCTTACGATAACTGGTCACAGAACTGACGACTCACCTCACGAAAAGATATGTTTCTATCAGGTAGAAATCAGGTATGGATATTTTGAAAGAGCATTTTATATGCCCAAACCAGTTGATACAAATAATATAAAAGCCTCATACAAGGAAGGTTTTTTACAAATAATCCTGCCAAAAATTCAGCAAAAAGAGCCGGAAGCATTTGCCATAAAAATTAACCTTTAA
- the groL gene encoding chaperonin GroEL (60 kDa chaperone family; promotes refolding of misfolded polypeptides especially under stressful conditions; forms two stacked rings of heptamers to form a barrel-shaped 14mer; ends can be capped by GroES; misfolded proteins enter the barrel where they are refolded when GroES binds) yields the protein MSAKKIIYDHDALEAIKIGVKQLADAVKVTLGPRGRNVIIQKSFGSPTITKDGVTVAKEIDLPDHMQNIGAQMVKSVAAKTSDVAGDGTTTATVLAEAIFVEGLKNVTAGANVMALKRGIDKAVQCVVDKLRQMSIPVKGRKEVEQIATVASNYDAEIGKIIADAMDKVGKDGVITVEEGKSLQTEAKWIEGLQFDKGYLSPYFVTNPNTMQCVLEDPYLLIHEKKITTTKMLVPILEKISQTGKPLLIIAEEIEGEALTLLVVNKLRGSLKCAAVKAPGFGDKRKAMLEDIAVLTGGQAVFEDLGINLETLELSDLGRAKKIEIDKENTIIIEGAGESKKIKDRIEQIKREISTTTSDYDREKLQERLAKMAGGVVMINVGAATESEMKEKKARVEDALHATRAAVEEGILPGGGVSLLRSISPLNDLALTGDEKIGVDILQRALRAPLRQIAANAGVSAAIVVQNVENAKGNEGYDAGANRYCNMVSEGIIDPTKVVRTALQNAASVSTLLLTTDAIIGKIPEKKKTPPMPPGGGYGGYGDMY from the coding sequence ATGTCGGCAAAAAAAATTATTTATGATCACGACGCGCTGGAGGCAATCAAGATTGGCGTAAAACAATTAGCAGATGCGGTAAAGGTAACGTTGGGACCGAGGGGACGTAATGTTATTATTCAAAAAAGTTTTGGTTCGCCAACGATTACGAAGGACGGGGTAACTGTTGCGAAAGAAATAGACTTGCCCGACCACATGCAAAACATCGGTGCGCAAATGGTAAAGTCCGTTGCCGCAAAAACGAGCGATGTTGCCGGTGACGGAACAACCACAGCTACGGTGCTTGCAGAGGCAATATTTGTAGAAGGGCTTAAGAATGTTACTGCTGGAGCCAACGTAATGGCGTTGAAGCGCGGCATAGACAAGGCCGTTCAGTGTGTAGTGGACAAGCTGCGGCAGATGAGTATTCCGGTAAAGGGAAGAAAAGAGGTTGAGCAGATTGCCACGGTAGCCTCTAATTACGATGCTGAAATCGGTAAAATTATCGCCGACGCTATGGATAAGGTCGGCAAAGATGGCGTGATTACGGTAGAGGAAGGCAAAAGTTTGCAAACTGAAGCGAAATGGATTGAAGGATTGCAGTTTGACAAAGGATATCTCTCTCCTTATTTCGTCACGAATCCTAACACGATGCAATGTGTTCTGGAAGACCCTTACCTGCTTATTCATGAGAAAAAGATAACCACCACCAAGATGCTGGTGCCGATATTGGAGAAAATTTCTCAAACAGGCAAACCTCTTTTGATTATTGCCGAAGAGATAGAAGGCGAAGCCTTGACCTTGCTTGTTGTGAACAAGCTTCGTGGGTCGCTGAAATGCGCTGCAGTTAAGGCGCCGGGTTTTGGTGATAAACGCAAGGCGATGCTGGAAGACATCGCTGTCCTTACCGGCGGCCAGGCTGTTTTTGAAGATTTGGGTATTAACCTTGAAACGTTAGAATTAAGCGACCTTGGCCGCGCAAAGAAGATAGAAATCGACAAGGAAAATACAATCATCATCGAGGGCGCCGGTGAAAGCAAAAAAATCAAGGATCGTATTGAACAGATAAAAAGGGAAATCTCGACTACCACATCGGATTACGACAGGGAAAAGCTTCAGGAGAGGCTTGCCAAGATGGCTGGCGGCGTGGTAATGATCAATGTAGGCGCGGCAACGGAAAGTGAAATGAAGGAAAAGAAGGCGCGTGTTGAAGATGCACTCCATGCAACCCGAGCTGCCGTTGAAGAAGGCATCCTTCCCGGCGGAGGCGTATCACTTCTCAGGTCTATTTCCCCCCTGAATGATCTTGCCCTTACAGGCGATGAAAAAATAGGCGTTGATATCCTTCAGAGGGCTTTAAGGGCGCCATTAAGACAAATCGCAGCGAATGCAGGGGTTAGCGCTGCAATTGTCGTACAGAATGTTGAAAATGCGAAAGGAAATGAAGGCTATGATGCGGGGGCAAACCGGTATTGCAATATGGTGAGCGAAGGCATCATTGATCCGACGAAAGTGGTGAGAACCGCACTGCAAAATGCAGCGAGCGTTTCCACTTTGCTGCTTACAACAGACGCCATAATAGGCAAGATACCGGAGAAAAAGAAGACCCCTCCAATGCCTCCTGGCGGCGGCTATGGTGGTTATGGAGATATGTATTAA
- a CDS encoding type II toxin-antitoxin system HicB family antitoxin, producing the protein MKDVLTYKGFTGTVHFSAEDKVFHGKIEGIDDLVIFEGHSVEELVKAFHNAADDYAALCREMGKVPIKSYRGSFNVRIPPEMHRKAAERAIQKGLSLNQLVQTAIEKELVHN; encoded by the coding sequence ATGAAGGATGTTTTAACGTACAAAGGTTTCACGGGAACTGTGCATTTCAGCGCAGAGGATAAAGTTTTTCATGGGAAAATCGAGGGTATAGATGACCTTGTAATCTTTGAGGGTCATAGTGTAGAAGAACTAGTAAAGGCATTTCACAATGCGGCGGATGATTATGCTGCTCTTTGCAGAGAAATGGGTAAAGTGCCTATAAAGTCATATAGGGGAAGTTTTAATGTTCGTATACCGCCAGAGATGCACAGAAAAGCAGCCGAGAGAGCTATTCAAAAAGGCTTGTCATTAAATCAGCTTGTTCAAACAGCAATAGAGAAAGAATTGGTACATAATTGA
- a CDS encoding type II toxin-antitoxin system HicA family toxin: MSKAEKLLRRFLSKPKDFTYDDLKSLLAGFGYEKAKSGKTTGSGVTFINPETRHIIRLHKPHPGVELKRYQLDYIEEALRNKGLIQ; the protein is encoded by the coding sequence ATGAGTAAGGCTGAGAAATTATTGAGGCGTTTCTTATCAAAGCCAAAGGATTTCACCTATGATGATCTTAAAAGTCTTCTGGCTGGATTTGGTTATGAAAAGGCAAAGTCAGGCAAAACTACCGGGTCGGGGGTAACCTTTATTAATCCGGAAACAAGGCATATTATAAGATTGCATAAACCACATCCGGGAGTTGAGCTTAAGAGATATCAATTGGATTATATAGAAGAAGCATTAAGAAATAAGGGGTTAATACAATGA
- a CDS encoding ABC transporter ATP-binding protein: MRIHLRNITKYYKHTAAVNCLNMEIQDGEFLVVLGSSGSGKTTTLNMIAGLETPSSGDIYFNDNLVNTVPPGKRDIALVFQNYALYPHMKIFDNIAFPLRIRKAKDLNENVENTARMLGINNLLQKYPKELSGGEKQRVALARALVRNPQVFLMDEPLSNLDARLRISARGELKKLQKQRNVTTVYVTHDQTEALTLGDRIAVMDKGHLQQIGTPYEIYNAPQNTFIAGFVGAPAMNFAEVRLITASSFALGETILESPVPPANTPQVILGIRPEKLQCVSPDFKNAIKSIVEHIEYLGHESVCHVRISPDILWSVKNTESTVSAGDLVGLAFSPDAVHWFDQSTGMRILDRSVNTMHT, encoded by the coding sequence ATGAGAATTCACTTAAGAAATATTACAAAATATTACAAACACACCGCTGCGGTGAATTGCCTGAACATGGAGATACAAGACGGTGAATTCCTTGTAGTACTCGGATCGAGCGGGAGCGGAAAGACCACGACATTAAATATGATCGCGGGGCTGGAGACTCCCTCTTCGGGAGATATTTATTTTAATGATAACCTTGTAAATACTGTGCCTCCCGGCAAAAGGGACATTGCCCTGGTGTTTCAGAACTATGCCTTATATCCGCATATGAAAATATTTGACAATATTGCATTTCCTCTCAGGATACGAAAGGCAAAGGATCTAAATGAAAACGTGGAAAATACCGCCAGGATGCTGGGAATAAACAACTTATTGCAAAAGTATCCAAAAGAACTTTCCGGCGGCGAAAAACAGCGGGTTGCACTGGCAAGGGCGCTCGTGAGAAATCCGCAGGTATTTTTAATGGACGAACCTTTGAGCAACCTTGACGCACGCCTAAGAATTTCAGCGAGGGGGGAATTAAAAAAACTTCAAAAACAACGGAATGTTACCACCGTCTACGTTACCCATGATCAAACCGAGGCGCTCACACTGGGAGACCGGATTGCTGTTATGGATAAGGGGCATCTGCAACAGATAGGGACTCCTTATGAAATATACAATGCGCCTCAAAACACCTTCATCGCTGGGTTTGTTGGCGCTCCGGCCATGAATTTTGCAGAGGTGCGGCTAATCACGGCAAGTTCTTTTGCCTTAGGGGAAACAATCCTTGAATCCCCGGTTCCCCCGGCAAATACGCCGCAGGTTATTCTGGGGATACGTCCTGAAAAATTGCAATGCGTTTCGCCGGATTTTAAAAACGCCATTAAAAGCATTGTGGAACATATTGAATACCTTGGGCATGAATCAGTATGCCATGTGAGGATCTCCCCGGATATACTTTGGTCAGTAAAAAATACCGAATCAACGGTCTCGGCTGGCGACCTTGTTGGCCTGGCATTTTCCCCGGATGCGGTTCATTGGTTCGACCAGTCAACAGGAATGAGAATCCTAGACAGATCTGTTAATACCATGCATACGTGA
- a CDS encoding carbohydrate ABC transporter permease, translating into MQLPPVFPETYVLDSYKNVLFKSHFPYYLFNSFMVSLSTVCVAIPCALLAAYSVSRFSFRGKTAILFMIVVLFTLPSICLVAALYKLFYTLGWINLPVSLICAYSAHNFPLALFLMIKYIDKIPIEMDNASLIDGCTHFQALRYVIAPIALPGLISTAILTFIFCWNEFLFALTFTLDESSRLASVGIALFQGTYEVPWGDIAAASVIVTVPLLIFLLAFQRYIVQGIISGAVKE; encoded by the coding sequence ATGCAATTGCCTCCCGTTTTCCCTGAAACGTATGTCCTTGACTCTTACAAAAACGTCCTCTTTAAAAGCCATTTCCCGTATTATTTGTTCAATAGTTTCATGGTCTCGCTTTCTACCGTATGCGTAGCCATACCATGTGCATTGCTCGCCGCCTACAGTGTTTCGCGTTTTTCGTTCAGAGGGAAAACGGCGATATTGTTTATGATTGTTGTTTTGTTTACCCTTCCGTCGATCTGTCTTGTTGCCGCCCTGTATAAACTTTTTTACACCCTGGGGTGGATAAATTTACCCGTTTCGCTTATTTGTGCCTACAGCGCCCACAACTTTCCATTGGCGCTATTTCTTATGATAAAATATATTGATAAAATACCCATCGAAATGGATAACGCCTCTCTCATTGACGGCTGTACCCATTTTCAGGCGCTTAGGTACGTTATTGCGCCAATTGCATTGCCGGGGCTGATTTCCACAGCAATTCTAACCTTTATTTTTTGCTGGAATGAGTTTCTGTTTGCCCTTACTTTTACCCTTGACGAATCCTCCAGGCTCGCTTCTGTAGGCATTGCCCTGTTCCAGGGCACATATGAGGTTCCGTGGGGAGATATTGCCGCAGCTTCAGTGATTGTTACCGTTCCGCTCCTTATTTTTTTACTTGCCTTTCAAAGGTATATCGTACAGGGCATTATTTCCGGAGCGGTGAAAGAATGA